From Cucumis melo cultivar AY chromosome 3, USDA_Cmelo_AY_1.0, whole genome shotgun sequence:
TACTTATATCCATGTCTCCAGTGGGCTCCCAGGTGTTTCTTACCCTCTCTCCTCAGCTCCCCCTTGGCATATTGTGTGAGTTTCCCTTTTTACCCTTTTTTGTATATGTATGAAGTATTGGGGATCTAACAAACAATTGCCACTGCTACCATTGCCTCTATAAATTTGTGGTACTTATCTCAGAGAGTAAGTTTCAGTAAGTTTTGACATTTATGTAGCAATCAACTCAATTAATTCTTGTCAAACTGTAGAAAGGAAACAGATGATTgtgtatatgtgtgtgtatgtatgtatgtacatATATGTACGTGTGTATTCTGTTATTTAAGCATGGTATACTGTACAAGTTTACATGGAATATTGCACAGGCACAGTCCAAAGCAGACAAGAAGGTGCTTGTTCCCCACATGAATCttccttttcttgtttgatGCTAATTGGATTTGTTTGAAAGGTCAAATTGTGATGTGATTTAACCTAGTTTTTAAATGCCTAATACTGGTTCATTTCATTTCCAGCCTATTTTGGTTTATATGTCCAAGGTGGATGGCAAATTCATGTTCAGTCCAATTAGTGTTAACTTTTTGACCGAGATTGCGAAGGTTATCTTTGCTATTGTTATGCTGATAATCCAGGTACATATTATCTTGTAAAccgactttttttttttttttttttgcctttttgAAACAATCAAACTCTTAAAAATACCTTTGAGACTGTAATGCTTAATTTAAATGGATATTCTGAAACCTCATCATGTTAGTTTATAGGTTTCACTAATTTTGTTCTGTTGCAACATAAATTAATAGTTCAATTCTTGTTCAATTGTGGGTGATAAGAGAGACACTGACTTCTAGACTTCTCTGCTTGTGGGAGTTTGCGTAGGGGGGAGTTTGGGTGGGGGGAACTTCATATTTTATGATCTTTTTGTGAtacttaattttgtttttgtatcTATGAATGTCCTAGCTAGTTTCCACATACCTTAACTAATTCTATGGACAATTGCTTAAGCTTATAACGTTTAATTGTCAAAAAGCTGGACAGATTTTAATATCTTAGGTAAGGTGAATGGTGAATGGCCAATATGAGGTTTGAACCAATTCACCTAAAGTCGATTTGTTGTTTTCACAAACCCCAGTGCCACTCATGCCACAAATCCTCACGAGTAGGCTTTTGAATCATATAAAATTTAGGAGTCTCTTATCCAAAAAGAAATCATATAAAATTAGAAGTCGAATTCATTTTAAATCACCTATGTTCTTTTGgtaaacaattggtttaagtgACAAATGTAATTCCATCAAATACAGGAACTGCTTATGTGAcactaaaaatatttatgatgCGCTAACTGCTTTTTCTTAACTTAGCATTCAAGTTAGATCATTTAATTGATTTTGGTTTCAAAGACAAAGCATCACTATACTTTTAATAGAGTTGGTTTTCAGTGTGACTTTGGCACTGACTTTGGAATTGTGCATTTGTAGAGCTTTTCATCTAAATTCACGTAAAAGCATTCATTtgagttttttgattgaattgcTTCCAAATAGACCCCATGGCCTATGGATCTGGCTTAGTTTAAACTTTTGCTACGAAATTTGCAGGCTAGACATCAGAAAGTTGGGGAAAAACCTCTTCTCTCAATATCAACGTTTATGCAGGTTACTTTTCTCACATGACTGTTTCTAAATAATCATCAATAGTTGCTCTTGAATGTAATCTCTATGCTTGCCTTTTCAAAGTAAAACATTTTAGAATTACTTTTACCTTTACGTGAATTGAGATGGAAAAATCATACCTTAATAATAGTAAGTGAAATGAAACAATGTACTAGCTGACAAAGAAAGGTAACGTCTATTAGATTTACTTTGTTAAGATTCTTCTTATTTAAATTTCTTGTTTATCTTCTTTTAACATTTAGGATTCTTTGCTGTATCTTTGTATATTCCCCcttcaacaaaatggtgttcaTACTTCAAGGAATACATTGAATAAAATCTGATTGAAAATCAAATTACCTCAAATTTATTTTAGTATCAGAGCACCTAAGACTCACGATATTTTCTTCTTCGTACTACTGCAATGAATTCTTCCTCAGTCAAATTCGGCCGTTATTGGACTCCAAATCTCTGGTCTTCTATCCGACATTTGGGTCCCTGTTCGCTTTGATTCTATAAATTATTTTCAGTGGAAATTCCAAATCTTTGCAATTTTTTGAGTCCATGCTCTTTTCAGATATCTTGATAATTCAACACCTTCACCTTTTCAATACATCCAAGGACCATCTGAAACCTAGCCAGCCGGTTTCTCTGCCCCTTGAATCCAACCCCATGAAATTAATCCAGATTACCTTCAATGGGATACAGAGATCTAAGTTCTCATCATGTTGATCAACGCGACCGTATCCTTGTCTGCCTTTTTTCACATCATGTCTGCGACCACAGCTTGTGTACTTTGGCTAAGCCTAGAAACTCGACATTCATCCAAGACTAGATCTACTGTTTTGGAGCTTCACCCTCTAAACTGTCATGAAGGAACCAACCCAAAAACCAAGGGAAAACATATGCAAGTACTAATCAAAACTGCATCAATTGTTAAGGATTGTATGAAACAAAGAATACATACAAAACCCGTTTGTCACGAGCATCCATAAGGAGGTGCCGAACCTAGACAAATTAAAAACCTTCCTCAAGAAAACTCAACACTCCTAAAATCATTCTCTTTGTGTTGAGCCGGATGTTTTGGAAAATAGTAAAAAGGTGGGTTGCTGGAAATCTTATCTATTGGGGCTTCTCTTGCTTGAGGGTTTGGAACTTAATTATTGGTCTGAAGACTCTGaacatagttttctttttgaagCTCTTGGATTGTTCCGATCAGTAAATATTGTACTTGTGCTGAAAGGTTTCTAGAATAGGGTAGACGCTTCTTCTTGAGGGTTAtggattttttaattttattatttatgaatattctatttttttcccATTCATCCTTCCATTCCCGGGCTTTTTAGGTGTAATTCCCAAGATGTCTTGTTTTATTTTGCAGGCAGCACGTAACAATGTGCTTCTTGCTGTGCCAGCATTTCTCTATGCAATAAATAATTACCTAAAGTTTACCATGCAGGTATACTGTTCATATTTATTAAAGAgagtatgtttttcttttattttattcttaacTAGATGGATCATGGAGCTTCTTTTCGATGTCAGATTATATTGTTCGTGTTTGAACAATTTCAGATACCTATAACTAACCAGGTTACCTCTCCATACAGCTATATTTCAACCCTGCAACTGTGAAGATGCTTAGCAATTTAAAGGTACTATATGTATCAGTAAATTACTGTACTTGTGGTATAATTACTGCTATGTCTTGATTAGCTCATATGACTGGCGACTCTCTCTTGATTCACCAATGTTCTCATCTTACTTGAAGGTTCTCATTTTCTTGGACAATAATTCGTTTGTTTTGTAATTCATAACCTGTATGGCTATGCCCAATTGACAATGACCTTCATTGccatttcttttgctttttgaaacggagacaaacctctgaaattattattaataaaagagCCTCAAGCTCAAATATAAGAGGATTATACTAAGAGAAAATAGAAAATTCAGTCTACATCTACAACAAAAGCTAAAAAACAAATTCCAAATAGACGAGATCAAGCTAAACACAGAAAAGGTGCTAAACAAAACCATATCAGAAGAAATCTAATTACAAAAGATAATGCAAAATCCTCTCATAAAGAACTAATTTGAAACTAAAAACATTCAAGAACATGCAACTGGCTGCCTCGAAACCACCTAACCAAATTAATCCATAATCCAAAGGAAGCTCGAAAAAGTCTTCCACTATTCAGCATCGGTGTGTAGAATTTACTTGCCACCCATATGAAGGGAAATCCAAAATTGCTGAAGTTGGTCTTACATTGAGGAGAAATACCTTAAGCTACAGAATGACTGAAGGATTAGCCTCTACAAATACATTAAACTCCTTTAGAAATTTTACCTTGGAGTTAGGCAAAGAGAACTCAAAGTACTTAAACTAGGTGGAGTGAGGATGATGAGAAAATGACTTGGAAGAACGGGTTGGGGCTTGAATTTGGGTGCAACTGACTTCCAATAAATCAGGATTAGCCTCTACAAACAGCTTGGACCTTCATTGCCATTTCTCATACTCAGTAGCTTCTAGTTACTAAATTCTTATGACACTTTTTTTCTTGTCAAAATATATACAGTGACGAGTCTGATTATTGATCAGGATTCTCTAATTTGTTTTTCCTAACCTTAAAACAATTTTCCtcgtataatatttttattctttGGTCTGTTCAGGTTTTGGTGATTGCTGTCTTGCTAAAGGTGATTATGAGACGTCGATTTTCCATTATTCAGGTTAGTATATTTCTTGTGCTATATTTGCGTGCTCTAGTTGTAATGTAACGGAGAGCTACATCCAATTATTTATGCAATACTGTTattcatatatttatataatcaaATATAGAAAGTTATTAGCTTCGGTTATGTATTAccttatatttgtttgatatttCTGCATTAGGtattactactattattattactattattatttgagAAGAGGAGTTTCTAAGGTGGATTACATGAAGGTTATCCAGTTAGAAATCAAAGAAGATAAGTTATAATTGTTAAAAGGCAGGTATTATCATTATTACTACCATTTAAACAAGAAACCAAATCAGAAGAccaaaaaagtaatttttaattcaaatatgAAAAGCTACAGAATAAAGGCAGGTAGAGGATGTTGAGCTTAACGTCATCAACCATTACCTTTAATTGGGGTGATGGAATGGGGACGACCCTGCATGTTTCAACCATTAGTGTCATGAACTCTTTAGTAAAATTTTCTTTCAACAAAATGTTCCAACTGTCATTTGACAATTGGTTAGGGGATGTGGTTTAGATTCATTTGCTCTTCATTTCCTTAATGGATTGGTTGGTTTCTTCCAATATATTAGAAAAGAAAACCCTCTGCCGTTTGATCCTTCAAGttataaaattcttttttgGTGCTGACTCTTCTTATATTGAAGAAATATGGGAAATGAGAGGTGGGGGCGCCTTTCCAACCAACCATCTTCCATATGCACCAACCTGCCTTTCTTGTGCTTGAAGTAGAAGCTTCCATCGATTCAATTGTGATTACCACTAGTAAATGGCTTTTCTTGTCAACAAGAAACAAAATTTGTCATTAATGATAGAGAAGTAAAAAGGAGTAAAAAAGCGttacaatttttatttcttatctGAGAATGTTTTATACTAGTTTCTCATGCTTGTCTTCTCTCCCTCACCAATGAAGAGATTGTATTGAGAAACCTTTCACACaattattttttgattttgtgGTTGGTGATGGGAGTCACATAGAGTTTTGGGAGGATAGATAGTGTGCGCCCGACCTCTTGCTTCCTTGTACTGTGACATCTAACCTTATTTCTTCAAAAAAGAATGCTGTGGTGGCAGATTGTTGGGTTGATTCAAGTCAAGCTTGGGATCTTGGGTTGAGAAGGAGATCGATTGATAGAGAAATTGGTAATTATATTGCTCTGGCTCAGCTGCTAACTGATTGGGTGGTGAATAGAGCAAAGGTTTCTTCCAGTTCTCTACCAAGTTTGCTTTCCTCAAGCTGACCAAGAGGGCTACTAAAGTCAATCTACCTTCAGTCAATCTTATTTGGAAACCAAAAATTcctaaaaaaccaaaattttcctTTGGTGCCTCATAGTAAGTATCAACACCCAGGAAAAGCTCCAGAGGAAGTTTCCTAATTGAAATCTCTCCCCTTCCATGTGCCCGGTTTGCCAGAAGTAAGCTGAAACTTTAGATCACCTTTTTTTACAATGTGAGTTAGCGTCTAAAGGGTGAAATAGGGTTTCTGAGACTTTTGGGGTTGGATCGGTGTCTCCCTTTGCGGATTGATGACTGAATGATGAAGGGTTTGTATGGGGGCGGCTTTAGTGAAAAGGAAAAATTTTATGGAGTTGTGCGACCCGTGCTCTCTTGTGGCATCTttggaataaaaaaaatagtaggGTGTTCGATGATAAGTTTAgctcttttgattctttttgggCTCTTGTGCAGCATAAGGCCTCTTGGTGGCGTATAAACTACACTAAGTTATTTTGTAATTATAGCCTTCTCATGATTATTAACAACTGGAAGGTGCTTATTGATTagttcttttttcctttttttttttttttggggggggggggggggggggagtttTCAACCCCTCGCTCTTAGGTTGTTCTCTTCTTGTtgatttttatattatatctctctgtttcttataaaaagaaaaaaacaaaaatggcaGAGTTCCTTGTCTTATTCCTGAAAGGCCTGAATATCCAATTAGGCTTACCATTGAAGAAAACAAAGAAGGTAACtgatatttattttctatttgcCCCAGTGGGAAGCACTTGCGCTGTTGCTTATTGGAATAAGCGTAAATCAGTTGCGGTCATTACCTGAAGGCGCCCCTAATTTGGGTCTCACAGTTACCATGGGCGCATATGTCTACACTCTGATTTTTGTAAGTAGATCTTGTTTCATGGTTAGAATGCTAGTACCCTTACATTCAAGTTAGTTATTCTCCTATtggtttttaaatattttcaagtaACTTGAATCTCTTTTACAGGTAACCGTTCCATCTCTAGCTTCTGTTTATAACGAATATGCTTTGAAGAGCCAGTATGATACTAGCATCTATCTCCAGGTAATGCTACTATTGTGTTGTATTAAATTGAATCTGGAGGCGAAGCTGAGATCCATAAATTGGTATATTTTTTCTGTTTCATATGTTTTCTATTTAGAAAAGTAAGAATAGCTGTTCCTCATATCTGTAGTCGAGAAAGTATTTTGTCATGAACAGTTTCTGTTTGTTTAGAATTTGAGACAACAGATGTCAGATATTGAGGCGCAATTCCTTATTTCTTAGCTTCTTCTTTTTGATGTTGAAGCCATAGCATTCTATGCTTGTATAAACATTTTCTCTTAATGTTCATTATATCTGCTTAATAACTGAAACCCGTCTTCTGAATGGTGGACTTTGTATTGAATTGCAGAACTTGTTTTTATATGGATATGGTGCGATATTCAACTTCATGGGAATATTAGGAACGGTTATTATGAAAGGTAAGATATAAATCTCTAATAATTTCTTCCAGATGATGCTTCTTCAAGGTCTTGGATTTTTTCTGtagataattcttttaaaaaaattatatatatatatatatatatatatatatatatatttatttttatttttgatacTGAGATGTTTGTAATATTGATCATGACGTGGTAGATGTAATTTCACGTTGAGtcctttttttttacatagatAATGTGTTCTTAACAGCGAGCAGGCCAATTCAAATATTGATTAGATATCATATGTGGCGATACTGCTAGTCATTCTCTATAGTTCTGGATGCTCTCATGTTAATTTATCTTTCATGAAATGTAGTTTGACACAAGCTTCATGATTTGCTCAGATTTTAGTACAGTATGTTACAAAGATTTTCTTTCCGACTTTCCAAGTTTATGATTCTCTctcctttttattatttttatttttttgggtaAGCTTCATTATGATACTATGACATTGGACCTCGTGTTTTGGCCCTTTTGTATTCTTTGCTCTCTTCTCCTTCTCTTACTAAATTCTCTTCAGAATAGCTATTTTATAATGAACTAAGATGTTTGGTCTGTTTGGAATGTTCTTTTATCAAATGCTGCCAGTCCCCGTTATGCTTTTATTTCGGCTGCCTTCAATGTGATTGTATTAGCTCAACGGCATTTTAGAGCTCTAACTAGCTGTTGTCTGGCTTCTTGTATATTTCAGGTCCTAGCAGTTTTGATATACTCCAAGGTCATTCAAAAGCCACAATGCTACTAATAGCTAATAATGCAGCCCAAGGAATTctatcctctttcttctttaaatATGCAGGTAAGCTAAAGCTTTTATAGGCTTCTCAGTACATTTTTTATCAGAGCATGCATTTTTCTTATTTAGAAAACTGTTTTAATGTCAAAAGTGGCTGGGCTGTTTTTGTCCATGGATCAATATCTCACACTTGTTTCTTGCAGATACAATTCTGAAGAAGTACTCCTCAACCGTTGCTACTATCTTTACGGGCATAGCGTCTGCAGCGTTGTTTGGTCATACTTTGACGATGAACTTTGTCTTGGGAATCTCTATAGTGTTCATCTCTATGCACCAGGTACTTCGAGGAAGGGATAACACTGACAAGTCTAAATATgctatcaaaatataatatGGACCGCTAATTCTTGATATTGTGTTTCAGTTCTTCTCACCCCTCTCAAAAGTCAAAGACGAGCAGAATGGGATGACAGAAATGGTGGATGTAGATAACCAGCGGTAGGAACTTATTCATAGCTTGAGACTTCGATTTGATGTGGTTTCTTTTCACGGGgttcatatatataatatttaaaattaagaaaatctCAGTCTAATGCTAGACCCCAATTGCTTTGTAAACTGCGAAGCCAATCTGATCTCTAGGGACCTGGTGACTGTTTTGTTTATTGGTGGAAAAACTGTTGGATTGTTTTTCTTTCTGAATATTTAAATTTTCGAGATTTTCCTTTTCAGGTCCAAGGGATCCTTCGTAAATATAGCAGCAGGAGCGAATGATGAGGTGTGATATGGATGCTTCTCTTCTGAGATTGTTTTCAAGATATTCTATGAAAAACCTCCAGAACAAAATgctgaatgatttttttttttttttgggtttgcAGGCCAGTCATCTTGTTGGTTCTGATGAGAGAAAGCCACTTCTTCCAACCTAAATATTTTCTGGACATGGTATTTTGATGCTTTGTCTTTCTCATTCCGTTCATAAAAATTCGTTATCATTTCTATTAAACTCCTTATGTTAGCAGAAAAAAAGGAGCAGCTCCAAATTCACAAACTAGCTAAGTTTACCAAGAAAGTTTTATTTGAATACCGATTCAATTTGTTAATGGTTGCCTACACCAATCTAATTTTGAACAAGCTTTTGATTTCTTAATTCAAGGAAGACAAACACCAAGAGTTCAATTTGCTATTTTAGTTGTAATGTACATGACATAATGGGCTTATTCCACAGgagctttaatttttttttttccttcccaTTATATACGCCGAGAATGTAAAACAGCATTCGTGCATTTTTCTGATTTGGCATTACAGGTTCTGTTTATTTCGTCAGCTCGACTTTGACATTAAATCACATAATGAACATCTGTTGCAGGATTTTGTAGGAAGTTTTGGCTGGATCATTGGACCATAGAAAGACGGGTGATGGGTCTCAACCTTTACGAATAAAATTCTTTTGATGAGGTCCTACAAGGTTTGAAAAATAGAGCATTCCTCATTCCTCAGGTTGGTTTGGATATGATATGAAATTTTTGTTGCTACAGATTAGAATAGATAATAACATGGGTATCGTCATATACCAAGGTCTATACAGCCCTACCTTCATTTCAAGTTGTGGTTTTAGTAAAATGTATTATTATTCTTTACCCCAGATTGATTATAACTAATAATTTTTGTCTATTTCCTTCCAATATCTCAAATTTTTATGTATCCTTCCCCCCACACTGAAAATGTAGTCTTACAATTCAGATCTATGGTAAAAAAGTAAACTCACTTTTTATCATACATATAATGGAAATGTTATATAGAGGATATATAGTTTCTTTGCTTGAAAGTTGCAATCAAGGTTGCTTAATATAGGCATAAATATCTGTTACTGAGAAGGATCAATTTCTTATTTCTGGATAAACTTTTGAATTCACGTGACACAATGAACTATCTTATATCAACATGAAAGATTTCTTTTTGGGACCATTTGGGATCATGATTATGTGAAGCTATAATAACCATCCATTGTTATAGTGAATACTATTTAAAAATCTTCATTTAGTTACGGTAAATACTATTTCAGAGTATTTGTTTTCATAATTACAATTTTATATTCAtcatttcttttattctttgcgatagtttactattttcttatcaaattaaaataacacTTCAAACACTTGTTATTATAACCcaattaaaataatttgtaCTTTAAACACAACCTATTATAACCTAAAACTACAATTCACTTCTTGCCTCCAAATTCCTTCTTTGGGATCGTTGGTTGGAGGAATTTCTGCATGGGAATTTCATAGATGTTTAATTTCCATGTTAAGAATAAGTCATTATCAGTATCCTCATTTTTCTTCGGGTATTTTTATTCCCATTTTCTCTAGGTATTTTTATCCCTTGAAAAACTGTGACTTTTTTTCGTCCATATCtgcttttttaatttatatataatattactTGGACTATAGTTAATTAATCaatattaatttaacaaatttagTTTAACTATTGCTTTTAATAACTCAATaacaatatataataatatttactTTACTTATTTTTAcgataaaaattattaaatgaatGTGTTTGTTCACAAAGATTTCTAGAGAAATTTAATTCATGGAGTCAAACTTGTTTTGatattgtatttatgttgatttgatacAATGTGGTTCAATCTTcagtatttgatttttttattctcTCTCGTTTGAATGTCTATGCTTAAGTTTGAGTATTGTAAGAAAGCGTATCTTCAAAGaaacttcaatctttgagggtggtCGGCTTCAGGAGTTAGGGAGTCTTCTAGTTCTTAGAGTACTAATATTCTCTCTCTAATTCGAATTCCTGCCTCTTCTGCAAGAGCAGCAATAGAGTAGCGAAAGTGTGGCTTGTTGATTCTAAGTTTGACTTCCT
This genomic window contains:
- the LOC103488654 gene encoding CMP-sialic acid transporter 2, giving the protein MKNGMIECSVCHSKLVSPTTKGISRAYDRHKIRVSSKQRALNTLLVVGDCILVGLQPILVYMSKVDGKFMFSPISVNFLTEIAKVIFAIVMLIIQARHQKVGEKPLLSISTFMQAARNNVLLAVPAFLYAINNYLKFTMQLYFNPATVKMLSNLKVLVIAVLLKVIMRRRFSIIQWEALALLLIGISVNQLRSLPEGAPNLGLTVTMGAYVYTLIFVTVPSLASVYNEYALKSQYDTSIYLQNLFLYGYGAIFNFMGILGTVIMKGPSSFDILQGHSKATMLLIANNAAQGILSSFFFKYADTILKKYSSTVATIFTGIASAALFGHTLTMNFVLGISIVFISMHQFFSPLSKVKDEQNGMTEMVDVDNQRSKGSFVNIAAGANDEASHLVGSDERKPLLPT